A genomic region of Planococcus kocurii contains the following coding sequences:
- a CDS encoding adenine deaminase C-terminal domain-containing protein, whose amino-acid sequence MVNPLWKNTEIRNQLKIVTKEIAPDLVLINATYLHGIFKKWVTGTIWISGDRIVYAGKEMPKIDDATEVVDMTDKLIVPGYIEPHVHPSQLYNPQSFADYAAQGGTTMFLSDNLTFFLALENKKAFSLLDQLAKLPFSFYWWTRFDSQTELNNEDQLFTSTSVGEWLDRQDVLLGGELTGWPKLMAGDDQMLYWIQKAKMGLKKIEGHFPGASEKTLARMRLLGADGDHEAMTVDEVEMRLLHGYGVTLRHSSIRPDLPNLLKGIVERELNVFDKLMMTTDGSTPAFHVDGVMDLCIKIALEAGVPPIDAYMMASYNVARYYNVTSLHGLIATGRYANLNILDSMDNPVPSGVISKGVWLKKDGKKVQSLPNIDWSILPDLDLDYELTEGDFQFSMPFGIEMINDVITKPYTVSVDTHDANLSKSHDESFLMLIDKKGQWRVNTLIKGFAPGLDGFASSYTNTGDIILIGKNREDMWLAFNELKRIKGGIILTENGEIIESLPLPYGGVMSDLSMEELIDQEKALKKSLNERGYKHGDAVYTLLFLQATHLPYVRITQKGIYDVMNKKILFPSFMR is encoded by the coding sequence ATGGTAAATCCGTTATGGAAGAACACAGAGATTCGAAATCAGTTGAAGATTGTTACAAAAGAAATCGCGCCGGATCTCGTTTTGATAAATGCAACGTACCTTCATGGGATTTTTAAGAAATGGGTAACAGGTACTATATGGATTTCTGGAGATCGCATTGTTTATGCTGGGAAAGAAATGCCGAAAATTGACGATGCTACTGAAGTGGTCGATATGACGGATAAACTTATCGTTCCAGGATACATAGAACCTCACGTTCATCCTTCACAATTGTATAATCCACAAAGCTTTGCAGATTATGCGGCTCAAGGAGGAACGACAATGTTCCTTTCGGACAACTTAACCTTCTTTTTAGCGCTAGAAAACAAGAAGGCGTTTTCATTGCTAGATCAATTAGCGAAATTGCCATTTAGCTTTTATTGGTGGACACGTTTTGATTCGCAGACAGAATTGAATAATGAAGATCAGTTATTTACTTCCACATCAGTGGGCGAATGGTTAGATCGTCAAGATGTATTACTTGGTGGGGAACTGACGGGTTGGCCAAAACTAATGGCAGGCGATGATCAGATGTTGTATTGGATTCAAAAAGCCAAAATGGGCTTGAAAAAAATCGAAGGTCATTTCCCAGGTGCTTCGGAAAAGACTCTGGCGCGGATGAGACTGCTTGGAGCTGATGGAGATCATGAGGCGATGACGGTAGATGAAGTCGAAATGCGTTTGCTTCATGGCTATGGCGTTACACTTCGGCATTCTTCGATTCGACCTGATCTGCCAAATCTTTTAAAAGGAATTGTCGAGCGAGAGTTAAACGTTTTTGACAAGTTAATGATGACGACTGATGGCTCAACTCCAGCCTTTCATGTAGACGGGGTTATGGATTTGTGCATTAAAATTGCACTTGAGGCCGGTGTGCCACCGATTGATGCGTATATGATGGCGTCTTATAACGTGGCACGCTATTACAATGTAACAAGCTTGCATGGTTTAATCGCAACGGGGCGTTACGCCAATTTGAATATTCTCGATAGCATGGATAATCCGGTGCCATCTGGGGTCATCTCAAAAGGCGTATGGCTGAAAAAAGATGGAAAAAAAGTTCAATCTTTGCCGAATATCGATTGGTCGATTTTGCCTGACCTTGATCTTGACTATGAACTAACTGAAGGTGATTTCCAATTTTCGATGCCTTTTGGAATTGAAATGATTAATGATGTCATTACGAAACCTTATACGGTCAGTGTTGATACACATGACGCCAACTTATCAAAATCGCATGATGAAAGCTTTTTGATGCTTATCGATAAAAAAGGACAATGGCGTGTGAATACGTTGATTAAAGGTTTTGCACCGGGCTTGGACGGCTTTGCTTCTTCGTATACCAATACAGGTGATATTATTCTGATCGGAAAAAATCGCGAAGATATGTGGCTTGCATTTAACGAATTAAAGCGCATAAAAGGTGGTATTATTCTGACCGAAAACGGCGAAATTATCGAATCTCTGCCGCTGCCTTATGGCGGTGTGATGTCAGATCTGTCAATGGAAGAGTTGATTGATCAAGAGAAAGCATTAAAAAAGTCATTAAACGAACGTGGTTATAAGCATGGTGATGCGGTTTATACGTTATTGTTTTTGCAGGCAACTCATTTACCGTATGTACGGATTACGCAAAAGGGCATTTACGATGTCATGAATAAAAAAATCTTGTTTCCATCATTTATGAGGTAA
- the pcrA gene encoding DNA helicase PcrA, whose amino-acid sequence MELITKSLLNGMNPEQAEAVKTTEGPLLIMAGAGSGKTRVLTHRIAYLVLEKQVYPSNILAITFTNKAAREMRNRIDGLLGHGTGQRMWASTFHSMCVRILRRDIDKLGMSKSFSILDTTDQLTVIKNVLKQQNLDPKKYEPRTMLNAISSSKNECIDASQFAADMNQFNPYEKTVSDVYTAYEKRLKKNQSLDFDDLIMTTLNLFNTVPEVLEYYQNKFHYIHVDEYQDTNNAQYQLVQKLASKFKNICVVGDSDQSIYRWRGADITNILSFEKDYPNAKVIMLEQNYRSTKRILQAANDVIQKNTSRYPKELRTDNDEGPAITLHKAGDERQEAQFVVQTIQRLMEEEQYKTSDFAILYRTNAQSRIMEEMFVKSNMSYTIVGGTKFYDRKEIKDLLAYLRLIANNDDDLSLARVINEPKRGIGATSFEKMARFAIEQDRTIMDALQEADFMGLTPKTAQTALEFRAMIDSFTQMQEYLSVTELVEEILKKSGYRQMLQNDKTIEGESRLENLEEFLSVTKAFEKQSDDKSLVAFLTDLALISDIDSLDDEEDADGPIILMTMHAAKGLEFPVVFIIGLEENVFPHSRSNNDDEELEEERRLAYVGITRAEQRLYLTHASSRTLFGKSNFNMPSRFISEISEELIEQTRAHHRAGAATSYRQVPKRPAVTRPSYNQSGSEKLGWKTGDKATHKKWGTGTVVSVKGEGEQTELDIAFPSPVGIKRLLAKFAPIEKV is encoded by the coding sequence ATGGAATTGATAACAAAAAGTTTACTAAACGGAATGAATCCGGAACAAGCAGAAGCAGTCAAAACGACAGAAGGTCCTCTACTAATCATGGCAGGTGCGGGATCAGGTAAAACACGTGTATTGACGCACCGTATTGCTTATTTGGTGCTGGAAAAGCAAGTGTATCCATCTAATATTTTAGCCATTACGTTTACCAATAAAGCAGCGCGTGAAATGCGTAACCGGATTGATGGCTTATTAGGGCATGGAACCGGACAACGCATGTGGGCTTCTACGTTCCACTCAATGTGTGTACGTATATTGAGACGCGATATCGATAAGTTAGGAATGTCGAAAAGTTTTTCGATTTTAGATACGACAGACCAATTGACGGTTATTAAAAATGTCTTAAAACAACAAAATTTAGATCCGAAAAAATACGAACCGCGAACAATGTTAAATGCGATTTCATCTTCAAAAAACGAATGCATTGATGCATCGCAGTTTGCAGCGGACATGAATCAATTTAATCCGTACGAAAAAACAGTATCGGATGTTTATACAGCATATGAAAAACGCTTGAAGAAAAATCAGTCACTGGATTTTGATGATTTGATTATGACGACGTTGAATTTGTTTAATACCGTTCCTGAAGTATTGGAATACTATCAAAATAAATTCCATTATATCCATGTAGATGAATACCAAGACACGAACAACGCCCAGTATCAGCTGGTTCAAAAATTAGCGAGCAAATTTAAAAATATTTGTGTGGTTGGCGATTCAGATCAGTCGATTTATCGCTGGCGTGGAGCGGATATCACGAACATTTTGTCGTTTGAGAAAGATTATCCAAATGCGAAAGTCATTATGCTTGAGCAAAATTATCGCTCGACAAAGCGTATTTTGCAGGCAGCTAATGACGTGATTCAAAAAAACACCAGCCGCTATCCGAAAGAATTGCGGACTGATAACGACGAAGGTCCAGCAATCACTTTGCATAAAGCAGGAGATGAGCGACAGGAAGCACAATTTGTTGTTCAAACGATCCAGCGGTTAATGGAGGAAGAACAATACAAAACTTCTGATTTTGCGATTTTGTACCGTACGAATGCGCAGTCACGAATTATGGAGGAGATGTTCGTTAAATCGAATATGTCTTATACCATCGTTGGCGGAACAAAGTTCTACGATCGTAAAGAAATTAAAGATTTACTGGCGTATTTGCGCTTGATCGCCAACAACGACGATGATTTGTCTTTAGCTCGTGTCATCAACGAACCAAAGCGTGGAATTGGTGCAACTTCATTCGAGAAAATGGCACGTTTTGCGATTGAACAAGATCGTACGATTATGGATGCATTGCAAGAAGCTGACTTTATGGGGTTAACACCGAAGACGGCACAGACAGCTTTGGAATTCCGCGCGATGATCGATAGTTTTACGCAAATGCAAGAGTATTTATCCGTAACGGAACTGGTAGAAGAAATACTGAAGAAATCGGGCTACCGCCAAATGTTGCAAAACGATAAAACCATAGAAGGCGAAAGCCGTTTAGAAAACTTGGAAGAGTTTTTATCAGTCACGAAAGCTTTTGAAAAGCAAAGTGACGACAAATCATTAGTCGCTTTCTTAACCGATTTAGCATTGATTTCGGATATCGATTCATTAGATGACGAAGAAGATGCAGATGGCCCGATTATTTTAATGACGATGCACGCAGCAAAAGGATTGGAGTTTCCTGTCGTATTCATCATTGGACTGGAAGAAAACGTCTTTCCGCATTCACGATCGAATAACGACGACGAAGAATTAGAAGAAGAACGTCGTCTTGCTTACGTAGGAATTACGCGTGCGGAACAGCGATTGTATTTGACGCATGCGTCTTCACGCACATTGTTTGGGAAAAGTAATTTCAATATGCCTTCACGGTTTATTTCGGAGATTTCAGAAGAGCTGATTGAACAAACACGAGCGCACCATCGTGCTGGTGCTGCAACCAGTTATCGACAAGTACCGAAACGACCCGCTGTAACGCGTCCTAGCTATAATCAGTCAGGCAGTGAAAAGTTGGGTTGGAAAACGGGCGATAAAGCAACGCATAAAAAATGGGGTACCGGAACGGTCGTTAGCGTTAAAGGCGAAGGCGAACAAACCGAACTTGATATTGCCTTTCCAAGTCCTGTCGGCATTAAACGTTTATTGGCGAAATTTGCGCCGATTGAAAAAGTATAA
- a CDS encoding YerC/YecD family TrpR-related protein codes for MQVDKIRGHQTDQLIEAVLALKDKEEAYRFFDDLCTISEIQSMSQRLEVAHMLRMKKTYEKIKNETGASTATISRVRRCLNYGNDAYDGMLERLYPDEKPFELPKD; via the coding sequence ATGCAAGTCGACAAAATAAGAGGCCATCAGACAGATCAGTTGATTGAAGCTGTTTTGGCTTTAAAAGATAAAGAAGAGGCTTATCGCTTTTTTGATGATTTGTGCACAATTAGTGAAATCCAATCGATGTCCCAGCGTTTGGAAGTAGCACATATGCTGCGCATGAAAAAAACATATGAAAAAATAAAGAACGAAACAGGCGCGAGTACTGCAACAATTTCTCGTGTGCGCCGTTGCTTGAACTACGGCAATGACGCTTATGACGGAATGTTGGAACGTCTGTATCCAGATGAAAAACCATTTGAACTTCCAAAAGACTGA
- a CDS encoding GNAT family N-acetyltransferase, translating into MNWYEKLNQYFPVEEMKSKEHMDALLKEKGSVYYKDEGPYHVLMYAEFPHFTFVDYLFVSKESRGMGLGRKTLQMLKDKKKPIILEVEPVNYEDTDTEKRLRFYAREGFEHASSIGYCRRSLATGEENSMEILYWTPSGETEEQIFEGMQKMYEDIHTYKDEQFYGESYDSVTDVLTFQEEEKKDVLKPFSDPINNQ; encoded by the coding sequence ATGAATTGGTATGAAAAGTTAAATCAGTATTTTCCAGTTGAAGAAATGAAGTCGAAAGAGCATATGGATGCATTATTAAAAGAAAAAGGGAGCGTCTACTACAAAGATGAGGGTCCTTATCATGTCTTAATGTATGCAGAATTTCCGCATTTCACATTTGTAGATTACTTGTTTGTGTCAAAAGAATCCCGCGGAATGGGTCTTGGCAGAAAGACTTTGCAGATGTTGAAAGACAAGAAAAAACCCATCATTCTTGAAGTTGAGCCGGTCAATTACGAAGATACTGACACGGAGAAACGTCTGCGATTTTATGCGCGCGAAGGATTTGAACATGCGTCATCTATTGGCTATTGCCGTCGTTCATTAGCAACAGGTGAAGAAAATTCCATGGAAATTCTTTACTGGACGCCAAGCGGTGAAACAGAAGAACAGATTTTTGAAGGCATGCAAAAAATGTACGAAGACATCCATACGTATAAAGATGAACAATTTTACGGAGAATCATATGATTCTGTTACGGATGTTTTGACTTTCCAAGAAGAAGAGAAAAAAGACGTTTTGAAACCTTTTAGCGATCCAATCAATAATCAGTAG
- a CDS encoding DUF3048 domain-containing protein, with protein MKNWVFTLLVLGVLAAFTTGFWLIMKKDPTEEPVGDQVLTTAPFTGERAVPPTNRRTVMAVINNHPDARPQTGLTNADMVFEMIAEYDITRFVALYQSDFPETLGPIRSAREYFVQLAAAYDGFFVAHGYSPDAKVLLESGVVDHVNGIQHDGTLFQRSSDRVAPHNSYISMENVSRAMKITQASTEYSGKSPYYFYDSFENAKLEEQALSVSVEYGTNELFFSDYVYDRQTHLYSRSSGGELTTDKETSEIVEVSNILVFEAPHQTIDSKGRQSIDLTNGGAALLFQAGGVREIEWSSLDGMLVPTANGEPVKLVPGKTWIHIVPTAPGIEQTVSYTH; from the coding sequence ATGAAAAATTGGGTTTTTACGTTGCTAGTCCTCGGAGTACTAGCAGCATTTACTACAGGCTTTTGGCTGATTATGAAAAAGGATCCCACTGAAGAGCCAGTGGGGGACCAGGTTTTAACGACTGCTCCGTTCACGGGAGAACGGGCAGTGCCACCAACAAATCGCCGAACTGTCATGGCGGTCATTAATAATCATCCAGATGCCCGCCCGCAGACAGGGCTGACAAATGCAGACATGGTCTTTGAAATGATTGCCGAATATGATATTACGCGGTTTGTTGCGCTTTATCAAAGTGATTTTCCAGAAACACTGGGGCCGATTCGTAGTGCACGGGAATATTTTGTCCAACTGGCCGCGGCATACGATGGCTTTTTTGTAGCTCACGGCTATAGTCCAGATGCCAAAGTACTGCTAGAATCTGGAGTGGTTGATCATGTCAATGGTATCCAACATGACGGAACTTTATTTCAGCGATCATCCGACCGAGTGGCGCCTCACAACTCCTATATCTCAATGGAAAATGTTTCAAGAGCCATGAAGATTACGCAAGCTTCTACGGAATACAGTGGGAAATCGCCTTATTATTTCTATGACTCGTTCGAAAATGCTAAACTAGAGGAACAGGCTCTTTCGGTAAGTGTGGAGTATGGAACAAATGAGCTGTTTTTTAGTGACTATGTCTATGATAGACAAACGCATTTGTATAGCCGGTCTTCCGGTGGCGAACTGACGACCGATAAAGAAACATCAGAAATTGTCGAAGTTTCAAATATTTTAGTGTTTGAAGCGCCTCACCAAACGATCGATTCGAAAGGGCGCCAATCCATTGATTTGACGAATGGTGGAGCGGCTTTACTTTTCCAAGCAGGAGGCGTTCGTGAAATAGAGTGGAGTTCACTTGATGGAATGCTCGTGCCAACTGCAAATGGAGAGCCGGTAAAACTAGTGCCAGGAAAAACGTGGATTCATATCGTTCCGACTGCCCCAGGAATAGAGCAAACTGTCAGCTATACGCATTGA
- the ligA gene encoding NAD-dependent DNA ligase LigA, translating to MDRLKAEQRVNELNEMLRNYGHAYYVLDKPAVPDAIYDQLLNELIDLETLYPDLVFPDSPTQRVGGAPLSTVDKVTHERPMLSLSNVFDEEDLHEFDKRVRSGAGDKIEYVCELKIDGLAVSLLYENGKFVKGATRGDGRIGEDITVNLRTIRTIPLKLKEAVSLEVRGEVFMPKKSFHALNEERGERGEELFANPRNAAAGSLRQLDPKIAASRNLDVFIYGIGGDGETYNLSNHDESLDYLAGLGFKTNKERQVCTTVEEVLAYIKKWTDKRNDLPYEIDGIVIKVNQFLYQQELGFTAKSPKWATAYKFPAEEVMTTVRDIELSVGRTGVVTPTAILDPVSVAGTTVQRASLHNEDLIKEKDIRIGDKVIIRKAGDIIPEVVAVILDQRTEEELPFEMPTHCPACDSELVRIEGEVALRCVNPQCPAQITEGLIHFVSRNAMNIDGLGEKVIEQLYREGLVHDISDIYKLTKEQLLELDRMGDKSASNLVAAIEASRSNSMEKLLFGLGIRHVGERGARILSEHFGTLAQLIAATKEELVEIHEIGEKMADSIVMYFDSEEVRALVERLHEANVNLTYTGTRVRIEEGANAFAGKKIVLTGKLEQMTRQEASAQIEALGGKLSGSVSKKTDLLIAGEEAGSKLDKARELKVEIWDEARLVEELNK from the coding sequence ATGGATCGCTTAAAAGCAGAACAACGTGTAAATGAATTAAACGAAATGCTCCGGAACTATGGTCATGCTTATTATGTACTCGATAAACCGGCCGTTCCGGATGCAATATATGATCAATTACTGAATGAATTAATCGACTTAGAAACGCTTTATCCTGATCTGGTTTTCCCAGATTCACCAACTCAACGTGTTGGCGGAGCACCACTTTCAACTGTCGATAAAGTCACGCATGAACGTCCAATGCTCAGTTTATCTAATGTTTTTGACGAAGAGGATTTACATGAATTTGATAAACGAGTACGCAGTGGTGCAGGTGACAAGATTGAGTATGTTTGCGAGCTGAAAATTGATGGTCTTGCGGTATCACTGTTGTATGAAAACGGTAAATTCGTCAAAGGAGCAACACGCGGAGACGGTCGTATTGGTGAAGATATCACGGTTAATCTACGAACCATCCGTACTATCCCACTCAAATTAAAAGAAGCCGTCTCGCTTGAAGTGCGCGGCGAAGTCTTCATGCCCAAAAAATCCTTCCATGCCTTGAACGAAGAGCGTGGTGAACGAGGCGAAGAGCTATTCGCCAATCCACGAAACGCTGCGGCAGGATCGCTACGTCAATTGGATCCTAAAATTGCAGCGAGCCGAAATTTGGATGTTTTTATTTATGGAATTGGTGGCGACGGGGAAACATATAATTTATCAAACCACGATGAATCCCTTGATTATCTTGCAGGTCTCGGCTTTAAAACAAATAAAGAACGCCAAGTGTGTACGACTGTTGAAGAAGTATTGGCGTATATTAAAAAGTGGACTGACAAACGAAATGACTTGCCCTATGAAATTGACGGCATCGTCATTAAAGTCAATCAATTTTTATACCAGCAAGAACTTGGCTTTACAGCGAAAAGTCCAAAATGGGCAACAGCTTATAAATTTCCGGCAGAAGAAGTAATGACGACTGTACGCGATATTGAATTGAGTGTTGGGCGAACGGGAGTTGTGACACCAACTGCGATATTAGATCCAGTATCGGTTGCAGGAACGACTGTGCAACGTGCTTCTTTGCACAACGAAGATTTGATCAAAGAAAAAGATATTCGAATTGGCGATAAAGTGATCATTCGAAAAGCGGGAGACATTATTCCAGAAGTCGTAGCTGTCATTCTTGATCAACGAACTGAAGAAGAACTGCCTTTTGAAATGCCGACTCATTGTCCGGCATGTGATAGCGAGTTAGTTCGCATCGAAGGAGAAGTTGCGCTTCGCTGCGTCAATCCGCAATGTCCGGCACAAATCACAGAAGGACTCATTCACTTTGTGTCACGTAACGCGATGAATATTGACGGGCTTGGTGAAAAAGTGATTGAGCAATTGTACCGGGAAGGCTTGGTTCACGACATTTCTGATATTTACAAGCTAACAAAAGAACAATTGCTAGAACTAGATCGAATGGGTGACAAGTCTGCATCCAACTTAGTAGCAGCGATTGAGGCTTCTAGAAGCAATTCGATGGAGAAATTGTTGTTTGGTCTGGGTATCCGCCATGTTGGCGAAAGAGGAGCGCGTATTTTATCCGAACATTTTGGAACGTTAGCACAATTAATCGCAGCAACAAAAGAAGAACTAGTCGAAATACATGAAATTGGCGAAAAAATGGCGGATTCTATCGTGATGTATTTTGATAGTGAAGAAGTTCGTGCATTGGTGGAACGTTTGCACGAAGCGAACGTCAATCTAACTTATACGGGTACACGAGTACGTATCGAAGAAGGCGCAAATGCATTTGCAGGAAAGAAAATCGTTTTGACAGGTAAGCTGGAACAAATGACTCGTCAAGAGGCTAGCGCTCAAATTGAGGCACTTGGAGGCAAGCTGTCAGGCAGCGTGAGCAAGAAAACAGATTTGCTTATTGCAGGTGAAGAAGCAGGTTCAAAGCTCGATAAAGCGCGCGAGCTTAAAGTAGAGATTTGGGACGAAGCACGTCTCGTTGAGGAATTGAACAAATAA
- a CDS encoding heptaprenylglyceryl phosphate synthase: MDFKTWQHVFKLDPAKEITDEHLERICRSGTDAILIGGSDHVTLDNVLCLTERVQRYDVPLVLEVSAIAAVAPGFDYYFIPTVLNSDNPLWIKGLHHSAIREYGEILEWDELIPEGYCILNADCKAAKLTGAKTDLTTEDVLAYARMAEHFFRLPIFYLEYSGMFGDMELAEKVKSVLCETRLFYGGGIDSANMAKKASAIADTIVVGNIIYENIEKAMETVEAVAETADESLY, from the coding sequence GTGGATTTCAAAACATGGCAACATGTCTTTAAATTAGATCCGGCAAAAGAGATCACAGATGAACATTTGGAACGAATTTGCAGATCCGGGACGGATGCCATCTTGATTGGTGGCAGTGATCATGTCACACTCGATAATGTCCTTTGCTTAACAGAACGTGTACAGCGCTACGATGTGCCACTCGTGCTCGAAGTTTCAGCAATTGCCGCTGTGGCGCCTGGCTTTGATTATTATTTTATCCCAACGGTTTTAAACAGCGACAATCCACTGTGGATTAAAGGACTTCATCATAGCGCAATTCGTGAATATGGCGAAATTTTAGAGTGGGATGAACTGATTCCAGAAGGCTATTGTATTCTAAACGCTGACTGTAAAGCAGCAAAACTAACTGGAGCAAAAACAGATTTAACGACAGAAGATGTTTTAGCATATGCGCGCATGGCTGAACATTTTTTCCGTTTGCCTATTTTTTACTTGGAATACAGCGGTATGTTTGGTGACATGGAGTTAGCAGAAAAAGTGAAAAGTGTTCTATGTGAAACCCGCTTGTTTTATGGCGGGGGCATTGATTCAGCAAATATGGCAAAAAAAGCATCTGCAATTGCGGATACCATTGTTGTCGGCAACATCATATATGAAAATATCGAAAAAGCGATGGAAACCGTCGAGGCAGTTGCGGAAACGGCTGATGAATCGTTATACTAG
- the purD gene encoding phosphoribosylamine--glycine ligase has product MKVLVIGRGGREHAIVRQFSKSASVTKVYAAPGNDGMREDAEVLAIDEMDFAGLAEFAKEQQVDFSFVGPEQPLSEGIVDFFEAKGLRIFGPSKVAAQIEGSKAFAKELMKKYEIPTAGYETFTETASAIEFVRQHGAPIVIKADGLAAGKGVVVAMTEEEAVSAINDMLEGQKFGDSGSKVVIEEFLDGEEFSFMSFVHSGQIYPMVISQDHKRAYDGDRGPNTGGMGAYSPVPQISQAIVDQTYAEIVEPAVKAMASEETPFNGILYTGVILTKKGPKVIEFNARFGDPETQVVLPRMKSDFGLFMDAILKGQSAELEWDEQAVLGVVVAADNYPETVEKGACLPDLTKLTGVEVTHAGTKLSYGKYVGNGGRVLLVSANGSSIQDAQRKVYEQLNSVEWNGFFYRTDIGWRAK; this is encoded by the coding sequence ATGAAGGTATTGGTCATTGGAAGAGGTGGGCGAGAACACGCCATCGTCCGTCAGTTCTCGAAATCTGCTTCGGTCACTAAAGTTTATGCAGCTCCAGGCAATGATGGAATGCGGGAAGATGCTGAAGTCCTTGCTATTGATGAAATGGATTTTGCGGGTCTTGCAGAATTTGCAAAAGAGCAGCAAGTCGATTTTAGTTTTGTCGGACCTGAACAGCCTTTATCAGAAGGAATCGTCGACTTTTTTGAAGCCAAAGGATTGCGCATTTTTGGTCCGTCTAAAGTGGCTGCGCAAATTGAAGGCAGCAAAGCTTTTGCAAAAGAATTAATGAAAAAATACGAAATTCCAACTGCTGGCTATGAGACTTTTACAGAAACTGCATCAGCTATTGAATTTGTTCGTCAACACGGTGCTCCGATTGTCATTAAAGCAGATGGACTTGCGGCTGGGAAAGGTGTCGTTGTGGCAATGACGGAAGAGGAAGCTGTTTCTGCCATTAATGACATGTTAGAAGGTCAAAAGTTCGGAGACTCTGGCTCAAAAGTGGTTATTGAAGAGTTTTTAGACGGTGAAGAATTTTCGTTTATGTCTTTCGTTCATAGCGGTCAAATTTATCCAATGGTCATTTCGCAAGATCATAAACGAGCTTACGATGGAGATCGTGGACCAAACACAGGGGGAATGGGCGCCTATTCACCTGTTCCACAAATTTCACAAGCAATTGTGGATCAAACCTATGCTGAAATTGTAGAACCTGCAGTTAAAGCGATGGCGTCTGAAGAAACACCGTTTAATGGCATCCTTTATACAGGTGTTATTTTAACGAAAAAAGGTCCAAAAGTGATTGAATTTAATGCGCGTTTTGGCGATCCGGAAACGCAAGTTGTTTTACCACGCATGAAGTCAGATTTTGGGCTATTCATGGATGCCATTTTAAAAGGTCAATCGGCTGAACTAGAGTGGGACGAACAAGCCGTACTTGGTGTTGTTGTTGCAGCTGATAATTATCCAGAGACTGTTGAAAAAGGCGCATGCTTACCAGACTTGACGAAACTCACTGGAGTGGAAGTAACTCACGCGGGAACTAAGCTGTCATATGGCAAGTACGTTGGAAACGGAGGACGTGTGCTGCTCGTTTCAGCAAATGGTTCTTCTATTCAAGACGCTCAGAGAAAAGTTTATGAACAGTTGAACAGTGTAGAGTGGAACGGCTTTTTCTACCGGACAGACATTGGATGGCGTGCAAAATAA